A genomic region of Ovis canadensis isolate MfBH-ARS-UI-01 breed Bighorn chromosome 9, ARS-UI_OviCan_v2, whole genome shotgun sequence contains the following coding sequences:
- the PPP1R16A gene encoding protein phosphatase 1 regulatory subunit 16A isoform X1: MERVVSFARIQEPPSAGLAGRRRWVCGLMTVPPLTHRCLGMGKGGCVAPSPTPLLSTEDTPLPAECPGHPESWHPLGQVDPLDTFTGARGWELRPPDSPAAQGQMQGHPAGVPLSSAEAWAPRLQPHSVLPEAGASLPAQGPHDQHPVHPLHSGADLLAVNTDGNMPYDLCEDEQTLDCLETAMASRGITQDSIEQARALPELHMLEDIRNLLQAGADLDTPRDHGATLLHIAAANGFSEAAALLLEHQASLNAKDRDGWEPLHAAAYWGQVRLVELLVAHGADLNGKSLMDETPLDVCGDEEVRAKLLELKHKHDALLRAQGRQRSLLRRRTSSAGSRGKVVRRVSLTQRTSLYRREHAQEAIVWQQPLPASPEPSEEDEDRQTDAELQPLPLEEEDPEEAKPHNGRVGGPPARHLYSKRLDRSVSYQLSPLESASPDALVRAKAHHTLAELKRQRAAAKLQRPPAEGPEAAEAGLPVDTETPQPESGCGASGDPPLLKLTAPSEEAPVEKRPCCLLM; this comes from the exons ATGGAGAGGGTGGTCAGCTTCGCCAGGATCCAGGAGCCCCCCTCAGCTGGCCTTGCAGGGCGTCGGAGGTGGGTATGCGGGTTGATGACCGTTCCCCCACTCACACACAGATGCCTGGGCATGGGGAAGGGTGGGTGTGtagcccccagccccactccacTCCTCTCCACAGAGGATACCCCGCTCCCTGCAGAGTGCCCAGGACACCCAGAATCTTGGCACCCCTTGGGGCAGGTGGACCCACTGGACACATTCACAGGAGCCAGGGGCTGGGAGCTCAGGCCACCTGACAGTCCAGCAGCGCAAGGACAGATGCAGGGGCATCCAGCAGGGGTGCCTCTCAGCTCAGCAGAGGCCTGGGCCCCTCGGCTGCAGCCCCACAGTGTGCTGCCCGAGGCAGGGGCCTCCCTCCCGGCACAGGGGCCCCATGACCAGCACCCTGTCCATCCTCTCCACAGTGGTGCTGACCTCCTGGCAGTCAACACAGATGGGAACATGCCCTACGACCTGTGTGAGGACGAGCAGACACTGGACTGCCTGGAGACAGCCATGGCCAGCCGTG GCATCACCCAGGACAGCATCGAGCAGGCCCGGGCCCTGCCGGAGCTGCACATGCTAGAGGACATCCGGAACCTGCTGCAGGCGGGGGCTGACCTTGACACTCCCCGGGACCATGGGGCCACGCTG CTACACATCGCCGCGGCCAACGGGTTCAGTGAGGCAGCTGCCCTGCTGCTGGAGCACCAGGCCAGCCTGAACGCCAAGGACCGCGATGGCTGGGAGCCGCTGCATGCGGCGGCCTACTGGGGCCAG GTGCGCCTGGTGGAGCTGCTTGTGGCACATGGGGCTGACCTGAACGGCAAGTCCTTGATGGACGAGACACCTCTCG ATGTGTGTGGGGACGAGGAGGTGCGAGCCAAGCTGCTGGAGCTGAAGCACAAGCATGACGCCCTCCTGCGCGCCCAGGGCCGCCAGCGCTCCCTGCTGCGCCGCCGCACCTCCAGCGCTGGCAGCCGTGG GAAGGTGGTGAGGCGGGTGAGCCTGACCCAGCGCACCAGCTTGTACCGCAGGGAGCATGCCCAGGAGGCCATCGTGTGGCAGCAGCCCCTGCCTGCCAGCCCCGAGCCGTCGGAAGAGGATGAGGACCGGCAGACCGATGCAGAGCTCCAGCCGCTGCCCCTGGAG GAGGAGGACCCCGAGGAGGCCAAGCCACACAATGGCCGAGTGGGGGGGCCCCCGGCACGGCACTTGTACTCCAAGCGGCTGGACCGGAGCGTCTCCtaccagctgagccccctggAGAGTGCCTCCCCCGACGCCCTGGTGCGCGCCAAGGCCCACCACACCCTAGCAGAGCTCAAGCGCCAGCGGGCTGCTGCCAAGCTGCAACGACCCCCAGCTGAGGGGCCTGAGGCCGCTGAGGCTGGCTTGCCTGTGGACACTGAGACCCCCCAGCCAGAGAGTGGCTGTGGGGCGAGTGGAGACCCACCCCTGCTCAAACTCACAGCCCCCTCAGAGGAGGCCCCCGTGGAGAAGAGACCGTGCTGCCTGCTCATGTGA
- the PPP1R16A gene encoding protein phosphatase 1 regulatory subunit 16A isoform X2: MAEHLELLAEMPMVGRMSTQERLKHAQKRRAQQVKMWARAEKEAQGRRASGQPQKRVLFPPSVTLLEAAARNDLEEVRQFLESGVSPDLANEDGLTALHQSCIDDFREMVQQLLEAGAQVNARDSECWTPLHAAATCGHLRLVELLIARGADLLAVNTDGNMPYDLCEDEQTLDCLETAMASRGITQDSIEQARALPELHMLEDIRNLLQAGADLDTPRDHGATLLHIAAANGFSEAAALLLEHQASLNAKDRDGWEPLHAAAYWGQVRLVELLVAHGADLNGKSLMDETPLDVCGDEEVRAKLLELKHKHDALLRAQGRQRSLLRRRTSSAGSRGKVVRRVSLTQRTSLYRREHAQEAIVWQQPLPASPEPSEEDEDRQTDAELQPLPLEEEDPEEAKPHNGRVGGPPARHLYSKRLDRSVSYQLSPLESASPDALVRAKAHHTLAELKRQRAAAKLQRPPAEGPEAAEAGLPVDTETPQPESGCGASGDPPLLKLTAPSEEAPVEKRPCCLLM, from the exons ATGGCCGAGCACCTGGAACTGCTGGCAGAGATGCCCATGGTGGGCAGGATGAGCACACAGGAGCGGCTCAAGCATGCCCAGAAGCGACGGGCCCAGCAGGTGAAGATGTGGGCCCGGGCTGAGAAGGAGGCACAGGGCCGGAGGGCCAGCGGTCAGCCGCAGAAGCGGGTGCTCTTCCCGCCCAGCGTCACCCTCCTCGAGGCGGCTGCCCGGAATGACCTGGAAGAAG TCCGCCAGTTCCTCGAGAGCGGGGTCAGCCCTGATCTGGCCAATGAGGATGGCCTGACGGCCCTGCATCAG AGCTGCATCGATGACTTCCGGGAGATGGTGCAGCAGCTCCTGGAAGCTGGGGCCCAGGTCAACGCCCGCGACAGCGAGTGCTGGACACCGTTGCATGCCGCGGCCACCTGTGGCCACCTGCGCCTGGTGGAGCTGCTCATTGCTCG TGGTGCTGACCTCCTGGCAGTCAACACAGATGGGAACATGCCCTACGACCTGTGTGAGGACGAGCAGACACTGGACTGCCTGGAGACAGCCATGGCCAGCCGTG GCATCACCCAGGACAGCATCGAGCAGGCCCGGGCCCTGCCGGAGCTGCACATGCTAGAGGACATCCGGAACCTGCTGCAGGCGGGGGCTGACCTTGACACTCCCCGGGACCATGGGGCCACGCTG CTACACATCGCCGCGGCCAACGGGTTCAGTGAGGCAGCTGCCCTGCTGCTGGAGCACCAGGCCAGCCTGAACGCCAAGGACCGCGATGGCTGGGAGCCGCTGCATGCGGCGGCCTACTGGGGCCAG GTGCGCCTGGTGGAGCTGCTTGTGGCACATGGGGCTGACCTGAACGGCAAGTCCTTGATGGACGAGACACCTCTCG ATGTGTGTGGGGACGAGGAGGTGCGAGCCAAGCTGCTGGAGCTGAAGCACAAGCATGACGCCCTCCTGCGCGCCCAGGGCCGCCAGCGCTCCCTGCTGCGCCGCCGCACCTCCAGCGCTGGCAGCCGTGG GAAGGTGGTGAGGCGGGTGAGCCTGACCCAGCGCACCAGCTTGTACCGCAGGGAGCATGCCCAGGAGGCCATCGTGTGGCAGCAGCCCCTGCCTGCCAGCCCCGAGCCGTCGGAAGAGGATGAGGACCGGCAGACCGATGCAGAGCTCCAGCCGCTGCCCCTGGAG GAGGAGGACCCCGAGGAGGCCAAGCCACACAATGGCCGAGTGGGGGGGCCCCCGGCACGGCACTTGTACTCCAAGCGGCTGGACCGGAGCGTCTCCtaccagctgagccccctggAGAGTGCCTCCCCCGACGCCCTGGTGCGCGCCAAGGCCCACCACACCCTAGCAGAGCTCAAGCGCCAGCGGGCTGCTGCCAAGCTGCAACGACCCCCAGCTGAGGGGCCTGAGGCCGCTGAGGCTGGCTTGCCTGTGGACACTGAGACCCCCCAGCCAGAGAGTGGCTGTGGGGCGAGTGGAGACCCACCCCTGCTCAAACTCACAGCCCCCTCAGAGGAGGCCCCCGTGGAGAAGAGACCGTGCTGCCTGCTCATGTGA